In the genome of Xanthobacteraceae bacterium, one region contains:
- a CDS encoding RNA pyrophosphohydrolase, giving the protein MKNSEKQNFEDLPYRACVGLAVFNPEGRVFVGRRLGGPEHVDATHSWQMPQGGIDENEDPFEAALRELYEETNIRSIKRLGEIDGWLKYDIPRGIAGQAWKGKYRGQKQKWFALRFTGDESEIDVATPGGGAHKPEFVEWRWERLENTPQLIVPFKRPVYDDVVRGFMGFANGS; this is encoded by the coding sequence ATGAAGAACAGCGAAAAGCAAAACTTCGAAGACCTGCCCTATCGTGCCTGCGTCGGCCTCGCGGTCTTCAATCCGGAAGGCCGTGTATTCGTCGGCCGCCGGCTGGGCGGTCCCGAACATGTGGACGCAACCCATTCCTGGCAGATGCCGCAAGGCGGCATCGACGAGAACGAAGACCCGTTCGAGGCAGCCTTGCGTGAACTTTACGAAGAGACGAACATCCGCTCGATCAAGAGACTCGGCGAAATCGACGGCTGGTTGAAATACGACATCCCGCGCGGCATCGCGGGACAGGCGTGGAAGGGCAAATACCGCGGCCAGAAACAGAAATGGTTCGCGTTGCGTTTCACCGGCGACGAGAGCGAGATCGACGTCGCGACACCGGGCGGCGGCGCGCACAAGCCCGAGTTCGTGGAATGGCGCTGGGAGCGCCTCGAGAATACCCCGCAACTGATCGTGCCGTTCAAGCGGCCGGTTTACGATGACGTCGTCAGAGGCTTTATGGGATTCGCAAACGGATCATGA
- a CDS encoding GNAT family N-acetyltransferase: MTETGDPRWRAATTADISEIDRIAKIIHPDLPEDAESFAEKCRLSPSTCLVVCDGRNVRGYAIAYPWRDNDVPKLDTLFGKLPEDADVLFIHDVALLPRARHLGLLQELLARLSIAARDLGLQRMTLAAVYGSEEVWFRYGFRRTIMDEKLKAQTAGYGSAVFMTRELDPA; this comes from the coding sequence ATGACGGAAACAGGCGATCCACGCTGGCGCGCGGCGACGACTGCCGACATTTCCGAAATCGACCGGATCGCGAAGATCATTCATCCCGACCTGCCGGAAGATGCAGAGTCATTCGCGGAAAAATGCCGCCTTTCTCCTTCGACCTGTCTGGTGGTTTGCGACGGCCGCAACGTGCGGGGCTACGCCATCGCCTACCCCTGGCGCGATAACGACGTGCCGAAACTCGACACCCTGTTCGGCAAGCTGCCCGAAGATGCGGACGTGCTGTTCATCCACGACGTCGCGCTCCTGCCCCGCGCGCGCCACCTCGGTCTATTGCAGGAACTGTTGGCCAGACTGAGCATCGCCGCACGCGATCTGGGTTTGCAGCGCATGACCCTCGCCGCCGTCTATGGTTCGGAGGAGGTGTGGTTCCGCTACGGATTCCGCCGCACCATCATGGACGAAAAACTGAAAGCCCAGACCGCCGGTTACGGCTCCGCCGTCTTCATGACCCGCGAACTCGATCCCGCGTGA
- a CDS encoding F0F1 ATP synthase subunit epsilon: protein MATFKFELVSPAKLLFSGEVDEVIVPGTEGEFTVLPGHAPVVSTLRPGILTVKAGADVKRLYVRGGFAEASERGLTVLAEDATPVEEVNATAFAAAIADYEGKIASASSEETKYKMAETLYQLKAVQAQLGGSASAGH, encoded by the coding sequence ATGGCAACCTTCAAGTTCGAACTCGTCTCGCCGGCCAAGCTGCTGTTCTCCGGCGAAGTGGATGAAGTGATCGTCCCGGGCACGGAAGGCGAGTTCACCGTGCTGCCCGGTCACGCGCCGGTGGTCTCGACGCTGCGTCCTGGCATCCTCACCGTGAAGGCGGGTGCCGACGTGAAGCGCCTCTATGTCCGCGGCGGCTTTGCGGAAGCGAGCGAGCGCGGCCTCACCGTGCTGGCGGAAGATGCGACGCCCGTGGAAGAAGTGAACGCCACTGCGTTCGCTGCCGCTATCGCGGACTACGAAGGCAAGATCGCCTCGGCTTCTTCTGAAGAAACGAAGTACAAGATGGCTGAGACACTCTACCAGCTCAAAGCGGTACAGGCGCAGCTCGGCGGCAGCGCTTCCGCCGGACACTAG
- the atpD gene encoding F0F1 ATP synthase subunit beta, with the protein MATNTTGKITQVIGAVVDVQFDGYLPEILNALTTKNGEQTLILEVAQHLGESTVRTIAMDSTEGLVRGQNVTDTGQPIAVPVGDGTLGRIMNVVGEPIDEAGPVKASGTRPIHVPAPSYTDQSTEAEILVTGIKVVDLLAPYAKGGKIGLFGGAGVGKTVLIQELINNVAKAHGGYSVFAGVGERTREGNDLYHEFIESGVNKKGGGEGSKCALVFGQMNEPPGARMRVALSGLTVAEHFRDQGQDVLFFVDNIFRFTQAGSEVSALLGRIPSAVGYQPTLATDMGALQERITTTQKGSITSVQAIYVPADDLTDPAPATSFAHLDATTVLSRSIAEKGIYPAVDPLDSTSRMLSPLIVGEEHYAVSRQVQQILQRYKALQDIIAILGMDELSEEDKLAVSRARKIERFLSQPFHVAEVFTGSPGKFVDLADTIKGFKGLCEGKYDHLPEPAFYMVGTIEEAVEKGKKLAAEAA; encoded by the coding sequence ATGGCAACGAATACTACCGGAAAAATCACGCAGGTCATCGGCGCCGTCGTCGACGTGCAGTTTGACGGTTATCTGCCGGAAATCTTGAACGCGCTGACCACGAAGAACGGCGAACAGACGCTGATCCTCGAAGTCGCGCAGCATCTCGGCGAATCGACCGTCCGCACGATTGCGATGGACTCGACCGAAGGTCTGGTGCGCGGCCAGAACGTCACCGACACCGGCCAGCCGATTGCGGTGCCGGTCGGCGACGGCACGCTCGGCCGCATCATGAACGTGGTCGGCGAGCCGATCGACGAAGCTGGTCCGGTGAAGGCTTCGGGCACACGCCCGATCCACGTGCCTGCGCCGAGCTACACCGACCAGTCGACGGAAGCGGAAATTCTCGTCACCGGCATCAAGGTCGTCGATCTCCTCGCGCCCTACGCAAAGGGCGGCAAGATCGGCCTGTTCGGCGGCGCGGGCGTCGGCAAGACCGTGCTCATTCAGGAACTGATCAACAACGTCGCGAAGGCACACGGCGGCTATTCTGTGTTCGCCGGCGTGGGCGAGCGTACCCGCGAAGGCAACGACCTTTATCACGAGTTCATCGAGTCGGGCGTGAACAAGAAGGGCGGCGGCGAAGGCTCGAAGTGCGCCCTTGTGTTCGGTCAGATGAACGAGCCGCCGGGAGCGCGCATGCGCGTCGCTCTCTCCGGACTCACGGTCGCAGAACACTTCCGCGACCAGGGCCAGGACGTGCTGTTCTTCGTCGACAACATCTTCCGCTTCACGCAGGCGGGTTCGGAAGTGTCGGCGCTGCTCGGCCGTATTCCTTCGGCGGTCGGCTACCAGCCGACGCTCGCCACCGACATGGGCGCGTTGCAGGAACGCATCACCACCACGCAGAAGGGTTCGATCACTTCGGTGCAGGCGATTTACGTGCCGGCCGACGACTTGACCGACCCGGCGCCGGCGACCTCGTTCGCGCATCTTGACGCGACGACCGTGCTGTCGCGCTCGATCGCTGAAAAAGGCATCTACCCGGCGGTCGATCCGCTCGACTCCACCTCGCGCATGCTCTCGCCGCTGATCGTCGGCGAGGAGCACTACGCGGTGTCGCGTCAGGTGCAGCAGATTCTCCAGCGCTACAAGGCGTTGCAGGACATCATCGCCATTCTCGGCATGGACGAGCTTTCGGAAGAAGACAAACTCGCGGTCTCGCGCGCGCGCAAGATCGAGCGCTTCCTCTCGCAGCCGTTCCACGTCGCCGAAGTCTTCACCGGCTCGCCGGGCAAGTTCGTCGACCTCGCCGACACCATCAAGGGCTTCAAGGGTCTTTGCGAAGGCAAGTACGACCACCTGCCGGAACCGGCCTTCTACATGGTCGGCACCATCGAAGAGGCGGTCGAGAAGGGCAAGAAGCTGGCTGCGGAAGCAGCGTAA
- a CDS encoding F0F1 ATP synthase subunit gamma, giving the protein MASLKELRNRIASVKATQKITKAMQMVAAAKLRRAQMAAEAARPYAERMDEILASIAGKVAGQAGAPALLGGTGKDDVHMLLVCTAERGLCGAFNSSIARLARDRANALMAAGKTVKIICVGRKGYDILRRTFAKQIVEVIDLRTVRTLGYENAAEIAQKIVARYEAGEFDVCTLFYSRFKSVIAQIPTAQQIIPPQLPETKAEAAGTNTPVYEYEPEEDEILAELLPRNLATQVFRALLENAASEQGARMSAMDNATRNAGDMIRKQTITYNRTRQAMITKELIEIISGAEAL; this is encoded by the coding sequence ATGGCTTCGCTCAAAGAACTTCGCAATCGCATCGCCTCGGTGAAGGCGACGCAGAAGATTACGAAGGCGATGCAAATGGTCGCCGCGGCGAAGCTGCGCCGCGCGCAGATGGCCGCGGAAGCCGCGCGCCCCTATGCCGAACGCATGGACGAAATCCTTGCGAGCATCGCGGGCAAGGTGGCCGGACAGGCCGGCGCTCCCGCGCTGCTCGGCGGCACCGGCAAGGACGACGTGCACATGCTGCTCGTCTGCACTGCCGAACGCGGCCTTTGCGGCGCGTTCAACTCTTCGATCGCACGCCTCGCGCGCGACCGCGCCAATGCGCTGATGGCTGCCGGCAAGACCGTCAAGATCATCTGCGTTGGCCGCAAGGGCTACGACATTCTGCGCCGCACCTTCGCGAAGCAGATCGTCGAGGTCATCGACCTGCGCACGGTCCGCACGCTCGGTTACGAGAACGCCGCTGAAATCGCGCAGAAGATCGTGGCGCGCTACGAAGCGGGCGAGTTCGACGTCTGCACGCTGTTCTATTCGCGCTTCAAGTCGGTGATCGCGCAGATCCCGACCGCGCAGCAGATCATTCCGCCGCAGCTTCCCGAAACCAAGGCCGAAGCCGCGGGCACCAATACGCCGGTTTACGAATACGAGCCGGAAGAAGACGAGATTCTCGCCGAATTGCTCCCGCGCAATCTCGCGACGCAGGTGTTCCGCGCGTTGCTGGAAAACGCAGCCTCGGAGCAGGGCGCGCGCATGTCCGCGATGGACAACGCGACCCGCAACGCCGGCGACATGATCCGCAAGCAGACCATCACTTACAACCGCACCCGTCAGGCGATGATCACGAAGGAACTGATCGAGATCATCTCCGGCGCGGAAGCGCTCTAA
- the atpA gene encoding F0F1 ATP synthase subunit alpha, which produces MDIRAAEISAILKEQIKNFGEAAEVTEVGQVLSVGDGIARVYGLDNVQAGEMVEFENGIRGMALNLESDNVGIVIFGSDRDIKEGQTVKRTRAIVDVPVGKELLGRVVDALGNPIDGKGPIKAAKRARVDVKAPGIIPRKSVHEPMATGLKAIDALIPIGRGQRELIIGDRQTGKTAVALDTILNQKPLNAAGSPEAQKLYCVYVAVGQKRSTVAQFVKVLEEQGALEYSIVVAATASDAAPMQFLAPFSGCAMGEFFRDNGMHAVIIYDDLSKQAVAYRQMSLLLRRPPGREAYPGDVFYLHSRLLERAAKMNDTQGAGSLTALPVIETQANDVSAYIPTNVISITDGQIFLETDLFYQGIRPAVNVGLSVSRVGSSAQTKAMKKVAGKIKGELAQYREMAAFAQFGSDLDAATQRLLNRGARLTELLKQAQFSPLKMEEQVVVIWAGTNGYLDQLPLNRVKAFEDGLLGNIRSQHAGLLDSIRNSKDLSDADAATLKAAVDAFAKSFA; this is translated from the coding sequence ATGGACATCCGCGCCGCTGAAATTTCGGCAATCCTGAAAGAGCAGATCAAGAACTTCGGCGAAGCCGCCGAAGTGACCGAAGTAGGACAGGTGCTTTCCGTCGGTGACGGTATCGCCCGCGTCTATGGTCTCGATAACGTCCAGGCCGGCGAAATGGTCGAGTTCGAGAACGGCATCCGCGGCATGGCGCTCAACCTCGAGAGCGACAACGTCGGTATCGTGATCTTCGGCTCCGACCGCGACATCAAGGAAGGCCAGACCGTCAAGCGCACCCGCGCAATCGTGGACGTTCCGGTCGGCAAGGAATTGCTCGGCCGCGTCGTCGACGCGCTCGGCAATCCCATCGACGGCAAGGGTCCGATCAAGGCCGCCAAGCGCGCCCGCGTGGACGTGAAGGCGCCGGGCATCATCCCGCGGAAATCGGTGCATGAGCCGATGGCGACGGGCCTGAAGGCCATCGACGCGCTGATCCCGATCGGCCGCGGCCAGCGCGAGCTGATCATCGGCGACCGTCAGACCGGCAAGACCGCGGTCGCGCTCGACACCATCCTCAACCAGAAGCCGCTCAACGCCGCCGGTTCGCCGGAAGCGCAGAAGCTCTATTGCGTCTACGTCGCCGTCGGCCAGAAGCGCTCGACGGTTGCGCAGTTCGTGAAGGTGCTCGAAGAGCAGGGTGCGCTGGAATATTCCATCGTCGTCGCCGCGACTGCTTCGGACGCAGCGCCGATGCAGTTCCTCGCGCCGTTCTCCGGCTGCGCGATGGGCGAGTTCTTCCGCGACAACGGCATGCACGCGGTTATCATCTATGACGACCTTTCCAAGCAGGCCGTCGCGTACCGCCAGATGTCGCTGCTGCTCCGCCGTCCGCCGGGACGCGAAGCCTATCCGGGCGACGTGTTCTATCTCCACTCGCGCCTGCTCGAGCGCGCGGCGAAGATGAACGACACGCAGGGCGCAGGCTCGCTGACCGCGCTGCCGGTCATCGAGACGCAGGCGAACGACGTCTCGGCCTACATTCCGACCAACGTGATTTCGATCACCGATGGCCAGATCTTCCTCGAAACCGACCTGTTCTATCAGGGCATCCGCCCGGCGGTGAACGTCGGCCTCTCGGTGTCGCGCGTCGGTTCTTCGGCGCAGACCAAGGCGATGAAGAAGGTCGCCGGCAAGATCAAGGGCGAGCTGGCACAGTACCGCGAAATGGCGGCGTTCGCGCAGTTCGGCTCCGACCTCGACGCTGCGACCCAGCGCTTGCTGAACCGCGGTGCGCGCCTGACCGAACTCTTGAAGCAGGCGCAGTTCTCGCCGCTGAAGATGGAAGAGCAGGTCGTCGTGATCTGGGCCGGCACCAACGGCTACCTCGACCAGCTTCCGCTCAACCGCGTGAAGGCATTCGAGGACGGCCTGCTCGGCAACATCCGCTCGCAGCATGCCGGTTTGCTCGACTCGATCCGCAACTCGAAGGATCTGTCGGACGCCGATGCCGCCACGCTGAAGGCGGCGGTCGACGCTTTCGCCAAGTCGTTCGCGTAA